The DNA sequence ATTCAGGTAGTGTTCCATCACTAGCTGCTGGCCTTTTCTTTGGGAGTTTGGCTGGACTGGGTGCTTATCAGGTCTCACAGAATCCAAATAACATTTGGGTTTCTCTGAGtaagtaatttaaaattttatttgaaaaggaTTTTATTTACCCTATATATTTAAAATGAGTACCTAAAAGTCTTTGCAGAAGAGTTAAACAATGATTATGCTACAAATCTAACTTCAGTGCTTTCTAAACTTTACTGACCTGGTGGCTGCCAACATGGATCTGTCTCATACTGATGTGTTTGAAGGATCCTAATGCAAGGGAAGTGCTAATAAATGGATTTCTGATATTTTTGTCTGGATCCTTTGAGCATCCCGCAGGAGGCTGTAATATTTTGGGAAGTGAGATTTCCCCTTCAGACTGACCATACCCCTAGCAGACTATTTTATTATCACAGAAAATGGCAGAGATTGTGATTGGCTTATTTGTATAAATGACAAATATGTGAAATTGCAAAGGTGTTGATGCCTGGGGAGATCTAAGAGAGAATCAAGCTTCAGTAATGCTGTTTCTTCCTTCCCAAAACTGGAGCTTCCCTTGCCCCCCATTTGAGAAGGTAACTGTGGAGAGTTACTGCTTAGTCAGTGTTTAAAGAGCCACCACTGACTACAGCATTTTTTCTCTGGAGCAGTGACAGAGCATCTGCCTCTTTGACACGTGAAAGTCAGAAGTGAAAGGGGAAGGCCCAGCATTTCTCTCCACTTCAGCTTTGTTTACAGGCAGTCCTCTTCCACACCTACTGGCCAGGCCAAAAGCTGTGCATGGTCAAACCTTAATAACTTAATAAACTGCTGATACAGCAAGGTTAAGAAGTATGAGATGAAGTGTTTTCCCAAATGTGAGAGACAGATGCATTTCTGTAGCTCAGTAGCATATGGAGTATTTTCCTGTTCATGCTTTAAAGTTTTTGGAGAAGATGTGTACTGCTGCTGTTTGAAACAAAATTTCATTGTGAGGTGTGCATATTCTGAAGACAGGCTACTAATTAGAGCTTGAAGCATTttaatactgaaatatttttgttttattgtgtgTTAGACTATGGTCCCAGTCTCTTACATATCTCATTATGTGAGATTAATAGATGTCAGTGACAATACTTTGGCTGGTGTTAGGGAAGAAGGATGTTATGGCTAGGACTGAAGATGAACTGGATCCTGCAGGACCAGTCATCACATAGAAGCAATGGTAGGGGATAAGAGTTGGAACAACAAGTATGTAGCTGTTACCACTGGGTAGCAGGTGCCTACTAAGGATGAGGATATCATCAGTGTAtgtttttcttatattttttagcattcagtatTTATTTGAGATACCATGTTCAGGGACTGTCCTTTCTATCTTACTGAGGCAGTGAAACTACCGGGCTTCTGTCTCTGTGTCAAGTGGTCAGGACAATTAACTCTCACCTTGGTAATGCTTAGCACACTTCCCTTTCGAAGtcatttgaaaacaaattagTTAATTCTCAGAACATTACTACAAGTTAAACATGATGCTACATGTTACACATGGTTGCTACAAGTTAGACAAATGCTCTCTCCCTTTTTTGAGAAGTGAGGGAATTGTGTGCACAAGTTTAGTGATTTGCCTGTGTGGAGAAGGAGTGAGTTCTAGACCACTGTATCATAAATTATTTCCAGTCTCAAAAAGAAcacattttgaaaaacaaatttgaGAAGTATGTGCAGAAGCATATGGAGAGCACTGTCTGCTAGAACTTGATATAGAATACTTACTATTTAcaaacagaaacattttaaaatctgcaCAATTTATTGATTCTCTTAGTCTGTTAAGTGCAGTAaccctgtttttctttttacttgaTGCTGCTACTTCTCTCTGTTCTGTTGGTTTTTAATTATGTTACTCCCACACACGCATCTCTGCTGACTGGACTGTACAATCTCTCATTTAAGTTACATCTGGAGCACTGACTGCTGTCATGGGAACAAGATTTTACCACTCCAGAAAATTCATGCCTGCAGGGCTAATTGCTGGTGTCAGGTACAATCCTTTTCTTTAACTTCCTGTGTGTGATTTCTTATTCGCTTAATTAAACTGAGATGGAGTGAATCATATTTTGTgtattactttttttccccatgcatCACTTGGATGAAGTATCTGAAAATGAATTGACAAATTGTTGTTGTAACTGTTAAATTATATGTTTTTCCCCTTATACAGTTTGCTAATGGTTGGAAGATTAGCACTGAAGATGTTGGAAAAGCCCCAGGAAAAGTAACTGTTAATTTTACATCTTAGTATTTGGAAAAGGAAACGTGGTCATGGAATTGCATGAATGCAGAAGTGAGAAGATGGAAAAATTTTCTGCATCAAGacattttttaatctttttttgtAAGTGGGAATACAATAATGGGACAGATAGTTATTATACGAGGTAGAGCTGTTTGTGTATAGAGAGAAATGGGTCCTGGCTTTGATTTTTCTGGTATGTTTCAATGTATTTTAACATTTCCATGTTTTTATATTCCAAAATATACTTCTGACATGTATGAAGCAGATAGAAAATATCCTGTAATTAAGAAAATATCTACAAAGAGGCACCAGGAGTAACTGGCTAAATACAGTAGTGTGTCTCAAACCTTTTACACTGAGTATTATGGTGTGCTTTACCTGTTGCATTCTGAATTGATATACCATGTCTTTATAATGTCCAACAGATCTTGCTTTTTTATTGTGAAATGATGCTTTTCTATAAGTAAAATTTGTTACAAACCTTGAcatggcctttttttttttttttttacaatttctgTGTTTGGGGACAGGGCTATTTTTTTCACCTTGTTTTCTCAGTGGAAGTCTTTGCAGTGGACTGTTAGTTTCCAAGTGCTGTCTTTCAATgatatttaaaaatcactttatAAATGGAAGAACAGGAGATTAAATTATGGGCCTTCATTAACATTTAAGAAGTTGTTTGAAAGGAACTTACCCTGAGGATTAATTAAATGAGATTTGTGCTAGGCTAAATGGGCAGCTGAATGTGATCTAGGCTGTATAACTGGAGTAAAATACCCTAACACTGTGTAATTCTGATCTTACAGACTTATTTGACAATAGAATGTatcagcattttatttttatctcttaGGAGAGTGACTGTGCCTCTTCAAATGTGTCTTTACTAGGAAACCCTGGAGTCAGAAGGGTTCCTTGTTGCTGTGATGCCTGGAGACTGAAGTGTGGAAGAGGCATCAGTGGCATCTGGTGCTTTTGTTGTCACTCCATCCTTGATTGCTTCTCCTGTACTGAGTCTTGCAGTTTTTTTTagtgcaggcacagctcacATGGGCTTAGCACTGTCATGGAAGGGAGAAGCAAGAAATGTGTGAAAGAAAATCCTTCATCAGCTTATTCTTTAGCGATACATAATTACTGATAAATTAGGATTCTTACCAAGTGTAACTCTATTTTAAAGTGATATTTTATGTAGTGACTATTTAGGATTTTACTTTGGGACCTTTGTACCACTGATTATATCAGAACCTTGTCAACTGCTTAACATGATAATGGCAAAGCAGGTTTAAATTAACTTACATGTTACACACTTTCCATTGTGTAGTGTTTAAAAGAATTGATAAAAAATGTCTCAGACTGCATAAAGCAGATACCAAAGTATgtaatttctccattttttttggCCACTTCAATGCTTGTATTTCCTTTTCTGGAAATGGCATTTAGTAGTATTGAGTCAGAGTGACATTTCTACTGTTGTGAGTCAATGGTTACCCATATGGTAGTAGACAGGAAGCTATTGTAATAGAAAGTAGTAATTACAAACAGATCTTTTGATGTTGGGCCAGTTGTGCTGTGTCTTATCAATTCTCTTAGCAAAAGTTATAAAATTAATTCCAGGTTTTTGAATACATTTCATATTGTAACCTCTCTTGTTTCCAGGCATCTAATCTCTAAAAAACCTGATCTGTACAGGATGAATCTCCAGGGAGCAACACTGCAAACATGTTAAAGCATGTCTGAAATTCTAGTTTCAGTTAAATTATAGTCTCTTTTGACTATACTTTAAGCAAAATCTAACAGAAGTTTTATAATTAcctttttatgtatttaaatcACCCCATGTAATTGAATAGAAAATTCCATCATTGATACAGAATTTTTTACAGCTATTCAAGAATTAAagacataaatatttttctccagATTGCCCCTGCTTTTAGTCTGATTGTTAACTACTTctaaaagatttctttttgggtttttttttccactgagtCTCCATGTAAATTGAGATAATTACTTCTGCATTAAATCCACTGTGGCTATGCCATGGCTTGAGTAGAACTTCATCTTATGAGTCAGCTTGTACATGGATTTTGGAAAGAATGATTTAGTTATTTTTGGGAAATGAACTGCTAAAATAACTCTTCAATTAAGGCTGCTCTGTTCAAAGCAcactctgaaaataaaaatattagtttaaTATTTCTTACAGTTTCAGCTGTCAGCACAAGCTGAAATGaatactgaatttttttaaaaggtccAGGAACAGGAAACTAGTTTTACTATACACATACTGAGTCACTGGGACTCAACAACTGAGAGTTTAATCACACATCCAGAATGTTACAGAAttgagagaagaaaagaatttgaGTTGTCAAATCCTCGTTTCCTAGAGTAAGGGCCCAGGTGGGTTCTCCATTCCACATTCACTTGCCTGATAGAAACTGGGTGGCAAGAGGAGATGTCAGGTATTTTACCCTTCTCTTGAGTGGCTTGCTCAGAACCAGAGGAGGGAATTTTCTAATCACTTTAGTAGGTAAGTGATCTCTTGAAAGTAGGAGTTTGTCCTAAATGTTGTAATTTTTGTTTAAGCCTGTCTTTGTAATAGGAGTTGCTTACCTTAAGTCCTGGAAAGCAAGAGATGTCAGGCTCCCTTCAGTTCCTGCTCTGGATGGGTTCAAGTTCCCttcccagggaagggctccttCCCTCAGACCAGGGGATATTCTGCAGGGAGAATGTTGACAGGGAGAGTCACACACCAGCTGAGAAGAGTTTGCAAACTTCCTGGGATCTGGGGGAAAAGGATCAACtatttttttaagtctttttttaaagctaGATAGTAAGTGGCAAAAAATGCAGAGACATCCTGAAGCTGAGCAATGCAACTCAGATTCCTCTCTGCCCAGAGTGGACAACCTAGATTTCACCTATGTGTTTGCTTCTGGTTACCTCCAGGGTCTCCCTTTCAGGATCTTACCTGTGGTGCCCCAGTTGCTGACACTGAGGCAGCATCACATCCATACAGGTTTGGAATGTTACAGAGCACCCAATTAGTGAAAATGTGAGCAAATATTTTGGGGGGATGGTCAAAATATTGGACAATTGAGTGCCTCAATTATGGCTTAGTCTTTCCAGGTACAACACTGAGACCCCTAGTTCAGCAGTAATATACTCAGGCTTAATTGCACCACTGAGTTGAGGTTACTCACAGACTGGTAGATGTCACCACCTAAGTTGTTCTTCCAATTGATGTGACATTTGTAGGTAGCAAAAAATCTCTTTAATTTAGTACAAATGTGTGGTATAGTGTAAGAATTCAGGCAATGTTACATTAGTAGTATGGGCAACTGTCTTTCATAAGCCAGCAAAGGAGGATGGGAGGTGGATGAAAAATGCTTCAagtggaatggtttggaaggGAAGTAGTCATGTGCTGTCCTACTTTATCCCTTGTTGTAAGAATATGGTACAAGCCTGTTTTAATGCAAAGCGAGTCCCCTAACTCTTGTTCTGCTGCAGGCTTTGAAAGTGCAATTTGCCATGTCCCAGTTCTGTCAGTCattgtgctgggagctgttggCGCTCTGTCATCACCAGCTGAGGGTCAGTCTGTGCTGAAACTGATATGGCCTGAAGTATTACACAATTATCCTTTTGTGGTGTTAAAATTGCTGGCTTCTTGGCATCATAGTCATGCTTTCTGACTGCACAGCTTAATCACCTGGAAAAATGGGAGGGGCAAACAAAGGTCAGGAGAACCTCCAAGCAGTTATGACATGAAGAGGAAAGTCTTTGTTTCTCCAGAATCCCTACaagtaaaaatggaaaaatgttgTGTCAATAATAGCACAGAGGCATCtgccctcagctcctctcctACTTCCTTGAAATGCCATGATGGAACAGATCAAAGTGCTTATGCTTCTATGCAatatccccagctctgtccagTGCACAAGTGACTTTGGGTGTTCCCATTATTCTTTTTGTGCTTCTCTTCTGAGCTCTGAAATAGAGATAGTGTTTTCTGTATCCCTTGCCCTCTCTGTCTTTTACATTGCTGTCTTACACTGTGTGTGGCATAAAATGttccctgccccaggagcaaGAATTGGTAGCTGGAACTGATACTGTTTTAGAGCTGGTAGTTCATACAGTGTTTTGATACTCTTTTAGAAAAACCCTCATGAGAAAAAATATGGTACAACTAAAGTCTATTTGCCTTATTTCATCAAATGTTAGCATTTGCTAATATATTGCTATTGTATTTTGAGATCCTGTCCTGCAAGCACAGTAACTAAGTGGGATTAAGCCTTAGTGCTAATATTTAGAATCAGAATATTCTCagttggaggggacccatgaGGATCATTGAGTACAACTCCTGACTCCACACAGAACAACCTAAAAGTGAAACTACATATCTAAGATCATTGTACAAGTGCTTATTGAACAACAACAGGTTTGGGACCATTGCCGCTTCCCTGAGATCTTGTTCCAGTGCTTGGCCACACACTCAAGAACAagccctctcctctcctctcctctcctctcctctcctctcctctcctctcctctcctctcctctcctctcctctcctctcctctcctctcctctcctctcctctcctctcctctcctctcctctcctctcctctcctctcctctcctctcctctcctctcctctcctctcctctcctctcctctcctctcctctcctctcctctcctctcctctcctctcctctcctctcccctcccctcccctcccctcccctcccctcccctccccaatatatttttcttttatctcttttcttttacctttttcatttttcttttttctatctttgggggtttttttttgcttttcattttttcttctctccccccTTTTTtatctttggttttttttctgcttttcctttttttcttctctcccccccttttttccttttccccttttttccccccttttcttttttttcccctttttcctgcctttcccccccccctttttttttttgtatttttttccattttctcctcgatgcttgtttgtttgttttccctggtTTTCTTTCCCCCTGTTTGCCTGTCAGGCGGTGGCTGGCTGTGCCGGGAATGCCGAGCTCTTGGCAGGCTTTGCAGCGGAGCCGGGAGAGGGCGGCAGCGCGGCTCCGGTGCTCTCAGCCGCGGGAGAGAAACACCCCACCCACCCGAGACCTGGAGACAAGGATAAATAATAATCAACCTAATTCCACTGTAGGGTTTGCCCACTTGTCGCTATCTGGCCTGGAACGCCAAACGCTGCAACACAAATGCTCGGCTCTCTCAGCTGCATAGGTCTTTAGCTTCTTCATTACCTCTGCGCTGGCCCgagaaatgaaaggaaatgaTCCTGGGGCAAAAGGCTTTTCTCACCAAGCATACTGTGCAATCCAATGGTCGTGCTGCTAAGGAGCTGACAATAATCGCGCgaggaatgaaaataaaaccctTCTGCCACTCTTCTTACACCCCCTGAAGGAAATCACTTATCTGCGTTGGAAGATCAGCCCAGTCTTTCTCACCTATTTACAGCAAGAAACAAAATCTGCGGGTTGTCAGCCTGATTCACAAGCAGAAGAGATGTAGCAGGACAGGCCTCCTTCTCTAAGCCCTTTTAGAAAACACAtaagtgttttggttttgtaagCTGTTggaataaatatatatataatgagGGAGAGGGTGTTGGCTAAGTTTCTTTGGATGTGTGCTCTTTCAGCAGGGCTATAGCAATAGAAATGGCTGGGATCAAATCATGTGCTGCTACCTGAAGGCATCCCACTAGTAGGAGAGTTATTGGATGTGGTGAAATTCCTTCTGACCCCTCTGTTCCTCAATAAACCTGCACACAACTTCCTCTGGGGATGGGCCAAGTATTGCTCCATTAGTATGCAGCACCACAGTCAGCAGGGCAGGAAAATACACACcaggaggagagaaaagagatgaaaagcagcaggagcaaAGTAAACGCTTTTAAATTCTGGACAGAAACTTCCCTCCACTGAGATTCCTGCAGGTCTCTGGTGTCATGACAAGATGTAAAATATTGTGAGGTGAGAGAAAGGTTGGTCCATTTACTCAGGTTctgtttctgtttaaaaaatgaagcCTAGATTGGGAGGCAgggaattttctttttgtgatgGGGCTAGGAATCCAAAAATTGTGACAACGGACACGGAGCAACAATCCTAAAATCTTCTGAAAGTATTTTAATCCATAAAGCTGTTGTGAAAATGATCATTCTGGTTCTCTGTGTGGTTGCATATCCCTGGTGTTTAGCAGTGTGCTAGATGCTCCAGTCTGTTTGTCCTATATGCAGCAATGTCTTCAGTTCCCAGACACTGCCTCACCTGGCAACCCTGCAGCATTTACATCAGCCTGGGGCCTGTCGCCAGACTTTCTCCTTCGAGTGCCACTACTGTCTCATCCCTGCCAAAAAATAAGGACATTGTGTTCAACTTACACCTATAAATATCATCTACatgaatttatttatatataaattcatttatttatgtGAAGGACAGTAGGTTGTTTAGCATCCAGTTTCTCGGGCAGCACAGAGTCACTGATCAACACAGACCCAATTTCAGCCACGTCCTCCTTATGGCCAGGTGGGCAATTAACACACACATTCAtgcttctgcacagcagcagacagtacCATGGCTGCACAGGAGTTTTATCTAcacttttaaaagcattttgtttgCTTATCTATGGTTTTGCTTTTTACTAGTGATAAATACCGAATAACAATGATAAAAAACAAATAACATTTTGTTCTGTATACCCTATTCCCATTCTGTCAAGCAAGCAAATGTGGCCAGTATTAGAAGGCATTGTGACTTTCTGagacagaggtggcagcagcctgcaatTCCTGCTCCTCTTAGCTGTCAAACATTAGACTACCAGCTTCTTTAGGGAACAGTGTGCTGCATGGAGGCAGAAAAGATCCACAGATTTTCTCATTATATATTTGATTTACAGAATATATCCCACAGAGGCATGGGACTTTCTCCAAGAGTATTCCTTTCACATGATTGTTAACTTTATGGCGTCAGCTATAGACATTCTGCCTTAGTCAGGGCTCTCCATAACAATGCACCAAAATATGAGCTTAAAGATGATGGCAAACTCATTCAAATCCTCCCTTATCAACCACAAACAAGGTGTGGTGCATATGCTAAAAACGCAGCAGCAGGAAAGAGGAGAGttaactgttaaaaaaaaaaaaaaaaacatgttaaGTGACACCTAATTAGTGCTAATCtcaattttctctctctctttttttttttttttttttttttttttttttttttttttttgtcccccgGAGCAGTGAAAGTTTTGGCGAGGAAGGCTAAGAGGGGTCAGCCTACTGCTAATTGCTTCTTGTTAAACTGGGTCACTGCAGTTGACCTCACTCAAATCTGTGTtgggttgaccctggctgggTGTCAGATGCCCACTGAAGCCACTCTTATCGCTCCCTTCTCAgctgcacaggggagagaaaatataatgaaggGATTTAAGGACAAGGAGAGATCATTCACCAATTAACATCATGAGCAGAACAGATTGGACACGGgtaaaattaatttgatttattaccaatcaaatCAGAGTAGAACAGTGAGAAATTGAACTaaatcttaaaaacaccttccagATTCACTCCTGATTTTCTCCACCTTCTCCTGACAGTGGCCCAGGTTGATCTGGAATGGGGGTTTGAGGTCAGTTCATCacattgtctctgctgctccctcctcctcaggaAGAGGACTCCTTAcacccattccctgctccagtaTGGGTTCTCTCCCATGGGAGATGGACCTCCATGAACTTCTGCAAAGTGAGTCCTTCCCATGGGCTGTAGCTCTTCATGAACTCCTCCAGCATGGGTTCCTTCCACAGGGTGCAGTCCTGTAGGAACagactgctccagtgtgggtccccCTTGGGGGGacctgccagcaaacctgctccagggTGAGTGTCTCTCTCCACAGGTCCCAGGTCTTgacaggagcctgctccagcacagactTCCCAAAGGGTCACAAGCTTCTTCAGGCACATCCACCTGGGCTggaggtggatctctgctccactGTGGACCTGTATGGgctgctgggggacagctgcttcaccatggtctgcaccctgctctgcagggaaatCTGGGCTCCAGCGCCTGGAGCACCTCCCTGGtctccttcttcactgacctggctgcctgcagggctgtttctctcacatgttctcactcctctctccaGTTGCAGTTGCTCTTATGCAGTAAGTTATTTCCCCTTCTTATGTACATTAGCCAGAGGTGCTACTGCTGTCTCTGATGGGCTCCACCTGACAATGTAACAAACAGGGCATTGTTCAAGTTCTTTTACCCACTCCAGGCAGACCATCCTGCTATGTGTTCTACCCGATCTTTTGCTTGTTTCCTCAACTGTTTCCCTACTCACTGATCCGTGTCCTTGCAATGCATGTGAGCAGAAGATATATTTAAGATGAAATTTTCCTTTATACTTCTGAAATATCTAGTGATTGTATCAATAAGTAAAACAATTGCTTTCTGTCTGGAGTGAATCTATATAAATGATTAAATGCTCTAGAAATATGACTTCAGATAGAAATCCCGACCCTTCATTATTCCTCACCACAAAAGTCTTTCTCATATAAGCCTACAACAAAGTGCACAAACGCCAGCAATCTGTCTCTGGTAATAAATGAAATTCAGGTGACAAAatcaaatataatttatttcttcagaATCATAAAATGATATGGTGGGTGCAGCAGGGTAGAGCCACGGTAATACACTATAAGCTTAAAACAACAGATGATATGGTAAAACAGGTAAAGATTAATTTATTTGGACTCAATGAAACCCAAATACCAATAAGCTTGCTGTTGCCAGCTTTATTGGTTTTGAATGGCTTGGATTTGGAAGCAGGGGAGtctacaggggtggcttctgtgagaagctgctcgAAGCTTCCatcatgtccagcagagccaatccctGGTGGCTCTAAAGATGGatgtgctgctggccaaggctgggccaatTAGAACCGGTGAtaatgcctctgtgataacaCGTTTgagaagaaatcaaaacaaatgtggTGCAGTTGTAATTTCAACCAGAGAACAGCagagtgagaatatgtgagaagaacaactctgcagacaccaaggtcagtggagaaggagggcaggaggtgctccaggtgccggagctgagattcctctgcaggccatGGTGAGGACcaaggtgaagcagctgtgcccctgcagcccatggggatccacaggggatgcagagatccacccacagcctgtggaggaatcccacaccagagcaggtggatACTTGAGAGGAGGTTGTGACCCCATGGGACACCTGTGGAGAGAGGGACCCTcctcccaggctggagcagctggttctTGGATGACTGCAGTGAcccaggctgcagcagtttGAGGGGGACTGTTGCCCATGGGATGGACTCACATTGCAGCAGTTCCCAGGGAGCTGTTGCTTGTGAGGTGGACTCTcactggagaagttcatggagaactgtTTCCCATGGGAGGGATCCCACAGTGCATCAGGGGAACAACCCGCTGAGCACTGGGAGAAGCCAtgggtgatgaactgaccataagCCCCATTCCATGCACCACTGGGGTAGGAGGTAGAGCTGGAAGGAGAGAAGGGTGGGGAAAAGGCATTTTTGAGGGCttgttttacttctcattatcctgatCTGATTTTGTCAGTAATAAATACACTTCATATCTCTAAGCTGAACCTGTTTTGCCAATTACAATGGTAATTGATGAGAGATCTCTCCCAGTCCTTGTCTCAACCCATGAaccttttgttatattttctctttgttgtccagctgcagaggggagtgaGTGAACACCTTTGGTGGGTGCCTGGATCTGGCCAGCATCAATCCCCAACACTGTATTTGATCACATTTTAGAGTAATTCCAGCTGAATTGCTCTATTTACATTACCAAGACTGTGCCTGACTCCAAATGTTAACCCAATGTAGCTGAAGTGGAATCTGGCTGGTGGGCAGAATGGGCTGGATTTGGAAATGAAGACGGCAActcattttttcccattcctgCTACCCTTCTCTTAAGTTATTGTTGCCATTGTTTAGATAGACAGGcctctttccctctttcccaaACAAGCAACAATGTGATAGCTCACAGAAAATTCTCCAAACAGTTGTGTTTCCCTTATGTAATCTCTCATATCTGTAGTTTGgtgcctttggctgcacatgtgTGTAAACAGGACTGCACGTGTGTTTAAGATTGTGCCCACCAAGTAAAAAGCCAGGTAAAGGACCTCCTCTTATGGAAACATGGGAGGGGCCATGTGCAGTCAAATGCCTCATCATGGAGCAGGGTgatggagaggaggagctgcagaggcaaagCTCAGTCCCCAAATGCAAGTGTCATGGGCCACCCATTGGTTCCTGCACACTGTGACTGAAAATCCACAATCGTGGGCAGTTGCTACTCCAGAGAAAATGTTAGCCCTAAAACCACCCCAGGGCAGCGATGGATGGGGGCTTGCTGGATGGGCACCCCTGGGCACCTTCATCATGCTGCATCTTGGGGGGTACCACCAACCCTGGGGTCACCCTGGCTACCTCAGCCACCCCTGCTCAAGACAATGGATGTTTTtggtccctgctcagagcaaaCACTCTGGATTTAGCCCCT is a window from the Passer domesticus isolate bPasDom1 chromosome 1, bPasDom1.hap1, whole genome shotgun sequence genome containing:
- the LOC135303053 gene encoding transmembrane protein 14C-like isoform X2: MAVDWLGFGYAALVASGGIIGYAKAGSVPSLAAGLFFGSLAGLGAYQVSQNPNNIWVSLITSGALTAVMGTRFYHSRKFMPAGLIAGVSLLMVGRLALKMLEKPQK
- the LOC135303053 gene encoding transmembrane protein 14C-like isoform X1, yielding MAVDWLGFGYAALVASGGIIGYAKAGSVPSLAAGLFFGSLAGLGAYQVSQNPNNIWVSLITSGALTAVMGTRFYHSRKFMPAGLIAGVSLLMVGRLALKMLEKPQEK